The following are encoded in a window of Salinigranum halophilum genomic DNA:
- a CDS encoding type IV pilin: protein MSARLTARARGLAPLTGVLLLLVTFGLAVTVSGAVLASGHGGVSDGVPLRASLSLTVDGDELRLTHRGGDALDVTALRFVVTVDGDPLAHQPPVPFFSARGFHAGPTGPFNSASDPRWTAGETASVRVAGTNRPVLTTGEVVTVRVYTDDALVADASVRTG from the coding sequence ATGTCCGCTCGACTCACCGCTCGCGCCCGTGGACTCGCTCCCCTCACCGGTGTCCTCCTGCTCCTCGTCACGTTCGGCCTCGCCGTCACCGTCTCGGGGGCGGTCCTCGCCAGCGGGCACGGCGGCGTCTCGGACGGCGTCCCACTCCGTGCGTCCCTGTCACTCACCGTCGACGGTGACGAACTCAGGCTCACGCACCGCGGCGGCGACGCGCTCGACGTCACCGCCCTCCGATTCGTCGTGACCGTCGACGGCGACCCGCTGGCGCACCAGCCCCCCGTGCCGTTCTTCTCCGCGCGCGGCTTCCACGCGGGACCGACCGGACCGTTCAACAGCGCGTCGGACCCGCGGTGGACGGCCGGCGAGACGGCGAGCGTCCGCGTCGCCGGGACGAACCGACCGGTGCTCACGACCGGCGAGGTCGTCACCGTTCGCGTGTACACCGACGACGCACTGGTCGCCGATGCGTCGGTGCGGACGGGGTGA